CTACTCGACTGTGCGTTTGTCGCAGCAGTGTTCCATACTCTTGTATCCGTCTGTTCATCCAATGCCCACTCACTCAACCACCATCAGCTTCGTCGCTTTCATCAACCTGAAGCCACCACCCCTCAGTCCACGCAtgccgtctctgcttccccgttcgctcttctgcaTACTCATTTGGATGGACCTACCCAGCAGAACTCGACAAGGAAGACATTTTCTCCTACCAGCAAATTCCCTTTCGTTTCCTACCCTAAGAAATGGCTCTACCTACCTGCCACAGTAACAGACTCTGCTACACCTGGCGTACCTAAGTTCGAGGTGTTAAACGGAAAAAATAACTTTGTGGGGCATGCCAGACCTGCAAATCACTCGACCCCAAAGAAAGGCGTCTCTAGCGCTTGTCTATTCTTCTTAGGTTTCAAACCAGAGCGAAATGTGAGTCCATTTCGTCATCGACGAAGCGCTGGTTGTTCTTCGGGAATATTCCCTACGCAGGCATACGCGTTCACGTTTGTCAAACCATCGGTATCTCCCGCCCTTCTTGAGCGCAGGCTCTCCCAAAGTTCACTTCGAATGAAAAAGCCGCTCTCCCCATTATTTCAAAAGCTACCGGCAAGCGACGAAGCGTACTCTCTGTGCACACGGTTGCACTTCAGCTCGTGTAAGTCAGGCCTCGAAGGAACCACTCTTTCACACCGGTTCTGGAAAAGACACTATGCCATAAAGAATTGCGTCACCGATTTGCGGTGTGATGAAGCTGCTCCCGTGGCAACATCTCGGTCGCATAAATCCACTTGGACTTCTTCCCCCAACGACAATTGCCAtggttcttctccgtctcgatGTTTTGCCTTTGACCCTTCTGGCGGCCTTCTTTCCGCAGCTCCAATGATGGATTACACGAATCGCCACTGGCGACGTCTGATCAGTTTGATGTCGCGGCGCTTGACTTTGTATACAGAGATGGTGCCTGTCCCTCCGGCTCCTTGTGAAAGTCCGGACAGTTCTCAAGACCTTCCATTTTCCGTAAAGCGGAAACTGTTGGAAGAAGCGGGTAGCCTCGCCAGCGTTCCTAATGATGTTGTTCTTCAAGTGGGCGTGGGAAGCGCCCAGAGCGCCACTGCGGTTGCCCGTGTGCTCAACGAATTTAGCGTGGACAGAGACCATGCCGAGCCGGTCACAAGGATGCGAGGCAAGCGTACCTTTTTAGTCAATCTTAACTGTGGGTGCCCCAGTCCACGCGTCGCCAAGGGATCGTTCGGGTTGATTCTCATGGAAGATCCTAAGCGTGTTGCAGAGATGTGCCAGATTCTCGTTGACGGTGCGAACAACCGAGAGGGCCAGAAGAGGTGCAGCCTCGACGTGATGGGAAAGTCtgcaagaggagacacgaaggaTAGGACGGTCCACACAAACGACTCTCCCGAAACTGACAGCGTAGCAGTGTCTGTCAAATGTCGGGTTGGgatcgaagaagacaagcaaTTTCTTCGGTCCGGAAGCAGCCCGATATCCAGCGCTACAACTCCCTATTCTTCGTCCTCATGCACATATGACAAGCTCGCTGAATTCGTTGGTACAGTGGTTGAGACGTCCCCGGTAAGGCATTTCATAATTCACGCTCGGCCTGGAATACTGGTGGGTAAGTTGTCACCGAAGCAGAACCTTCAAATTCCGCAACGGAGGCCCGAGTGGGTGTACAGGCTCTGCAGTGACTTTCCAACCGTGTCATTCACGTTCAACGGCGGCGTCAAATCATTtcagaacgcagaagaacaCTTG
This Toxoplasma gondii ME49 chromosome VIII, whole genome shotgun sequence DNA region includes the following protein-coding sequences:
- a CDS encoding dihydrouridine synthase (dus) protein (encoded by transcript TGME49_272570), coding for MVVLAPRARTHNMQSLQQEFCFTGASPELGEFSRKSRWPTGNRNLSELRCFGRTGRCHRLLDCAFVAAVFHTLVSVCSSNAHSLNHHQLRRFHQPEATTPQSTHAVSASPFALLHTHLDGPTQQNSTRKTFSPTSKFPFVSYPKKWLYLPATVTDSATPGVPKFEVLNGKNNFVGHARPANHSTPKKGVSSACLFFLGFKPERNVSPFRHRRSAGCSSGIFPTQAYAFTFVKPSVSPALLERRLSQSSLRMKKPLSPLFQKLPASDEAYSLCTRLHFSSCKSGLEGTTLSHRFWKRHYAIKNCVTDLRCDEAAPVATSRSHKSTWTSSPNDNCHGSSPSRCFAFDPSGGLLSAAPMMDYTNRHWRRLISLMSRRLTLYTEMVPVPPAPCESPDSSQDLPFSVKRKLLEEAGSLASVPNDVVLQVGVGSAQSATAVARVLNEFSVDRDHAEPVTRMRGKRTFLVNLNCGCPSPRVAKGSFGLILMEDPKRVAEMCQILVDGANNREGQKRCSLDVMGKSARGDTKDRTVHTNDSPETDSVAVSVKCRVGIEEDKQFLRSGSSPISSATTPYSSSSCTYDKLAEFVGTVVETSPVRHFIIHARPGILVGKLSPKQNLQIPQRRPEWVYRLCSDFPTVSFTFNGGVKSFQNAEEHLLNTNDKLAGIMVGRDMLERPWYWGSHADAFITAQEQRRGMRSNSTIEGSMGKSNATLAGDNRRKVKADLGTVEVTVSRAQRWMTEPCETQRIMERVTRAEVLERYACYVDEVEKTDRLRCTSDEQETGRSGNRKATSGGQMILNSRASLLKPLLNMFAGEPGSRAFKQRLQAACGNPESFHVGQSESSDEDGLHKGRGEVSSGEYSRQVVASNASGLRFPRQESTGEIIRQTLEVIPTGILHSQPEWDFWHAGVVSFLPETVKPT